The proteins below come from a single Salvelinus alpinus chromosome 18, SLU_Salpinus.1, whole genome shotgun sequence genomic window:
- the LOC139543766 gene encoding creatine kinase U-type, mitochondrial-like isoform X2 produces MAFSFTRMMSSRNTATLLASLGAGTMATCYLMTDSNILSAEERRKLYPPSADFPDLRRHNNCMAHALTPAIYGKLRDQVTPNNWTLDQCIQTGVDNPGHPFIKTVGMVAGDEESYKVFADLFDPVIKDRHNGYDPKTMKHPTDLDASKVTLFSHVLSLSLSSDLCRITVRFHPQITNGVFDEKYVLSSRVRTGRSIRGLSLPPCCSRSERREVERVTVQALAGLKGDLAGHYYSLGDMTEKEQQQLIDEHFLFDKPVSPLLTSAFMARDWPDARGIWHNNEKTFLIWVNEEDHTRVISMEKGGNMKRVFERFCRGLQQVEKLIQERGWEFMWNEHLGYILTCPSNLGTGLRAGVHVRLAKLSKDPRFGKILDNMRLQKRGTGGVDTATTGDTFDISNNDRLGKSEVELVQLLVDGVNYLIDCEKRLEKGQDIKIPAPIAQFRK; encoded by the exons ATGGCGTTCTCCTTCACTAGAATGATGTCCAGCCGTAACACGGCCACGCTGTTGGCCAGCCTGGGAGCAGGCACCATGGCAACCTGCTACCTGATGACTGACAGCAACATCCTGTccgctgaggagaggaggaagctCTACCCACCCAG CGCTGACTTCCCTGACCTGAGGAGGCACAACAACTGCATGGCGCACGCCCTGACCCCTGCTATCTACGGCAAGCTGAGAGACCAGGTGACCCCTAACAACTGGACCCTGGACCAGTGCATCCAGACCGGAGTGGACAACCCGGGCCACCCCTTCATCAAGACTGTCGGCATGGTGGCTGGGGACGAGGAGAGCTACAAG GTGTTCGCCGACCTCTTTGACCCCGTCATTAAAGACCGACACAACGGCTACGACCCCAAGACAATGAAACACCCCACTGATCTGGACGCATCCAAAGTAACACTTTTTTcccacgttctctctctctcattatcctCAGATCTATGTAGAATAACTGTCCGTTTCCATCCTCAGATCACTAACGGTGTTTTCGATGAGAAATACGTTCTGTCGTCTCGCGTGCGTACAGGCCGTAGTATCCGCGGTCTGAGCCTGCCCCCGTGCTGCTCCCGCTCGGAGCGCCGCGAGGTGGAGCGTGTGACCGTGCAGGCCCTGGCCGGCCTGAAGGGTGACCTGGCCGGGCACTACTACAGCCTGGGAGACATGACGGAGAAGGAGCAGCAGCAGCTTATTGAT GAGCACTTCCTGTTCGACAAGCCCGTCTCTCCTCTGCTGACATCTGCCTTCATGGCCCGTGACTGGCCTGATGCCAGGGGCATCTG GCACAACAATGAGAAGACCTTCCTGATCTGGGTCAATGAGGAGGACCACACTAGGGTCATCTCCATGGAGAAGGGAGGAAACATGAAGAGAGTGTTCGAGAGGTTCTGCAGAGGACTCCAACAG GTGGAGAAGCTGATCCAGGAGAGAGGCTGGGAGTTCATGTGGAACGAACACCTGGGTTACATCCTCACCTGCCCCTCCAACCTGGGCACCGGACTCAGGGCTGGAGTACACGTCAGACTGGCCAAACTCAGCAAG GACCCCCGCTTCGGTAAGATCCTGGACAACATGCGTCtgcagaagagagggacaggcGGAGTCGACACGGCCACAACTGGAGACACCTTCGACATCTCCAACAACGACCGTCTGGGAAAATCTGAG gtggaGTTGGTACAGTTGCTGGTTGATGGAGTCAACTATCTGATCGACTGTGAGAAGAGGCTGGAAAAGGGCCAGGACATTAAGATCCCCGCCCCCATCGCCCAGTTCAGGAAGTAA
- the LOC139543764 gene encoding ubiquitin-conjugating enzyme E2 L3 yields the protein MAASRRLHKELDEIRKSGMKNFRNIQVDESNILTWQGLIVPDNPPYDKGAFRIEIIFPAEYPFKPPKITFKTKIYHPNIDEKGQVCLPVISAENWKPATKTDQVIQSLIALVNDPQPEHPLRADLAEEYSKDRKKFFKNAEEFTKKHGEKRPVD from the exons ATGGCGGCGAGCAGGAGGCTGCACAAG GAACTTGATGAAATCCGCAAGTCTGGAATGAAAAATTTTCGTAACATTCAAGTGGATGAATCAAATATTTTGACTTGGCAAGGCCTCATTGTTCCA GACAACCCTCCATACGATAAAGGTGCTTTCAGAATCGAAATCATCTTCCCAGCAGAGTACCCCTTCAAGCCCCCCAAGATCACGTTCAAGACCAAGATCTACCACCCCAACATCGACGAGAAGGGACAGGTGTGTCTGCCTGTGATCAGCGCAGAGAACTGGAAACCAGCCACTAAAACTGACCAAG TGATCCAGTCCCTGATTGCGCTGGTCAACGACCCCCAGCCAGAGCATCCTCTCAGGGCAGACCTAGCAGAGGAATACTCTAAGGACCGTAAAAAATTCTTTAAGAACGCAGAAGAGTTTACAAAGAAACATGGAGAAAAACGACCTGTGGACTGA
- the LOC139543766 gene encoding creatine kinase U-type, mitochondrial-like isoform X4: protein MAFSFTRMMSSRNTATLLASLGAGTMATCYLMTDSNILSAEERRKLYPPSADFPDLRRHNNCMAHALTPAIYGKLRDQVTPNNWTLDQCIQTGVDNPGHPFIKTVGMVAGDEESYKVFADLFDPVIKDRHNGYDPKTMKHPTDLDASKITNGVFDEKYVLSSRVRTGRSIRGLSLPPCCSRSERREVERVTVQALAGLKGDLAGHYYSLGDMTEKEQQQLIDEHFLFDKPVSPLLTSAFMARDWPDARGIWHNNEKTFLIWVNEEDHTRVISMEKGGNMKRVFERFCRGLQQVEKLIQERGWEFMWNEHLGYILTCPSNLGTGLRAGVHVRLAKLSKDPRFGKILDNMRLQKRGTGGVDTATTGDTFDISNNDRLGKSEVELVQLLVDGVNYLIDCEKRLEKGQDIKIPAPIAQFRK, encoded by the exons ATGGCGTTCTCCTTCACTAGAATGATGTCCAGCCGTAACACGGCCACGCTGTTGGCCAGCCTGGGAGCAGGCACCATGGCAACCTGCTACCTGATGACTGACAGCAACATCCTGTccgctgaggagaggaggaagctCTACCCACCCAG CGCTGACTTCCCTGACCTGAGGAGGCACAACAACTGCATGGCGCACGCCCTGACCCCTGCTATCTACGGCAAGCTGAGAGACCAGGTGACCCCTAACAACTGGACCCTGGACCAGTGCATCCAGACCGGAGTGGACAACCCGGGCCACCCCTTCATCAAGACTGTCGGCATGGTGGCTGGGGACGAGGAGAGCTACAAG GTGTTCGCCGACCTCTTTGACCCCGTCATTAAAGACCGACACAACGGCTACGACCCCAAGACAATGAAACACCCCACTGATCTGGACGCATCCAAA ATCACTAACGGTGTTTTCGATGAGAAATACGTTCTGTCGTCTCGCGTGCGTACAGGCCGTAGTATCCGCGGTCTGAGCCTGCCCCCGTGCTGCTCCCGCTCGGAGCGCCGCGAGGTGGAGCGTGTGACCGTGCAGGCCCTGGCCGGCCTGAAGGGTGACCTGGCCGGGCACTACTACAGCCTGGGAGACATGACGGAGAAGGAGCAGCAGCAGCTTATTGAT GAGCACTTCCTGTTCGACAAGCCCGTCTCTCCTCTGCTGACATCTGCCTTCATGGCCCGTGACTGGCCTGATGCCAGGGGCATCTG GCACAACAATGAGAAGACCTTCCTGATCTGGGTCAATGAGGAGGACCACACTAGGGTCATCTCCATGGAGAAGGGAGGAAACATGAAGAGAGTGTTCGAGAGGTTCTGCAGAGGACTCCAACAG GTGGAGAAGCTGATCCAGGAGAGAGGCTGGGAGTTCATGTGGAACGAACACCTGGGTTACATCCTCACCTGCCCCTCCAACCTGGGCACCGGACTCAGGGCTGGAGTACACGTCAGACTGGCCAAACTCAGCAAG GACCCCCGCTTCGGTAAGATCCTGGACAACATGCGTCtgcagaagagagggacaggcGGAGTCGACACGGCCACAACTGGAGACACCTTCGACATCTCCAACAACGACCGTCTGGGAAAATCTGAG gtggaGTTGGTACAGTTGCTGGTTGATGGAGTCAACTATCTGATCGACTGTGAGAAGAGGCTGGAAAAGGGCCAGGACATTAAGATCCCCGCCCCCATCGCCCAGTTCAGGAAGTAA
- the LOC139543766 gene encoding creatine kinase S-type, mitochondrial-like isoform X3 gives MAFSFTRMMSSRNTATLLASLGAGTMATCYLMTDSNILSAEERRKLYPPSADFPDLRRHNNCMAHALTPAIYGKLRDQVTPNNWTLDQCIQTGVDNPGHPFIKTVGMVAGDEESYKVFADLFDPVIKDRHNGYDPKTMKHPTDLDASKITNGVFDEKYVLSSRVRTGRSIRGLSLPPCCSRSERREVERVTVQALAGLKGDLAGHYYSLGDMTEKEQQQLIDDHFLFDKPVSPLLTCAFMARDWPDGRGLWHNNEKTFLIWVNEEDHTRVISMEKGGNMKRVFERFCRGLQQVEKLIQERGWEFMWNEHLGYILTCPSNLGTGLRAGVHVRLAKLSKDPRFGKILDNMRLQKRGTGGVDTATTGDTFDISNNDRLGKSEVELVQLLVDGVNYLIDCEKRLEKGQDIKIPAPIAQFRK, from the exons ATGGCGTTCTCCTTCACTAGAATGATGTCCAGCCGTAACACGGCCACGCTGTTGGCCAGCCTGGGAGCAGGCACCATGGCAACCTGCTACCTGATGACTGACAGCAACATCCTGTccgctgaggagaggaggaagctCTACCCACCCAG CGCTGACTTCCCTGACCTGAGGAGGCACAACAACTGCATGGCGCACGCCCTGACCCCTGCTATCTACGGCAAGCTGAGAGACCAGGTGACCCCTAACAACTGGACCCTGGACCAGTGCATCCAGACCGGAGTGGACAACCCGGGCCACCCCTTCATCAAGACTGTCGGCATGGTGGCTGGGGACGAGGAGAGCTACAAG GTGTTCGCCGACCTCTTTGACCCCGTCATTAAAGACCGACACAACGGCTACGACCCCAAGACAATGAAACACCCCACTGATCTGGACGCATCCAAA ATCACTAACGGTGTTTTCGATGAGAAATACGTTCTGTCGTCTCGCGTGCGTACAGGCCGTAGTATCCGCGGTCTGAGCCTGCCCCCGTGCTGCTCCCGCTCGGAGCGCCGCGAGGTGGAGCGTGTGACCGTGCAGGCCCTGGCCGGCCTGAAGGGTGACCTGGCCGGGCACTACTACAGCCTGGGAGACATGACGGAGAAGGAGCAGCAGCAGCTTATTGAT GACCACTTCCTGTTTGACAAGCCTGTCTCCCCCTTGTTGACGTGTGCCTTCATGGCCCGTGATTGGCCCGACGGCAGGGGCCTCTG GCACAACAATGAGAAGACCTTCCTGATCTGGGTCAATGAGGAGGACCACACTAGGGTCATCTCCATGGAGAAGGGAGGAAACATGAAGAGAGTGTTCGAGAGGTTCTGCAGAGGACTCCAACAG GTGGAGAAGCTGATCCAGGAGAGAGGCTGGGAGTTCATGTGGAACGAACACCTGGGTTACATCCTCACCTGCCCCTCCAACCTGGGCACCGGACTCAGGGCTGGAGTACACGTCAGACTGGCCAAACTCAGCAAG GACCCCCGCTTCGGTAAGATCCTGGACAACATGCGTCtgcagaagagagggacaggcGGAGTCGACACGGCCACAACTGGAGACACCTTCGACATCTCCAACAACGACCGTCTGGGAAAATCTGAG gtggaGTTGGTACAGTTGCTGGTTGATGGAGTCAACTATCTGATCGACTGTGAGAAGAGGCTGGAAAAGGGCCAGGACATTAAGATCCCCGCCCCCATCGCCCAGTTCAGGAAGTAA
- the LOC139543763 gene encoding hypermethylated in cancer 2 protein-like: protein MEQQNHFKQLLLQLNQQRAKGYLCDVIIVVENALFRAHKNVLAASSVYFKSLVPHDNLINLDTEMVSPSVFRQVLDFIYTGRLSSSDSVSEHSVSSLLTAASYLQLTELAALCRRKLKHNGQTPSSSDKLTTSPTPNGHTPGPLRLSSTPLRATPNHQHHNNHSGSRKGNLRNQRWGQEGRLREDLSEEEVFISGSRCASLSPSGGIRVNGLALGLDLSKRSPSGSTATEEVSPSSLPQSSSPHSSSVSPTPPTTAEPRENQRQPPNTSTDLLPRAPCKRPRPHREATNLGETGKALSKGLVKKPGAPGHEKLVRGDRVTPELEDGEVNGEENGQDQSEESGHSGGEGGGGKRNGNTNYIYRQPQPGFEPGVGDNLYVCIPCGKGFPSSEQLNAHVDTHTQDEIYPEEEEEEEEEGGGYQKDEDPDADPKVYASRGLEPGADEPRHRCTVCSKSCKDAVSLREHEKSHWLNRPFPCNICGKLFTQRGTMTRHMRSHLGLKPFACEECGMRFTRQYRLAEHMRVHSGEKPYECQLCGGKFTQQRNLLSHLKMHTSPP, encoded by the exons ATGGAGCAGCAGAACCATTTCAAGCAGCTGTTGCTGCAGCTCAACCAGCAGCGAGCCAAAGGGTACCTGTGTGATGTCATCATCGTGGTGGAGAATGCGCTGTTCCGCGCCCATAAGAACGTCCTGGCGGCCAGCAGCGTCTACTTCAAGTCGCTGGTCCCCCACGATAACCTGATCAACCTGGACACGGAGATGGTCAGCCCCTCCGTCTTCAGACAG gTATTGGACTTCATCTATACAGGTCGTCTGTCCAGTTCTGACTCCGTCAGTGAACACAGTGTCTCGTCCCTCCTGACCGCCGCCTCCTACCTCCAGCTGACCGAACTAGCTGCTCTCTGTCGCAGGAAGCTCAAACACAACGGACAGACCCCCTCCAGCTCCGACAAGTTGACCACCTCCCCAACCCCCAATGGACACACCCCTGGCCCCCTCcgcctctcctccacccccctcagaGCAACCCCCAACCACCAGCACCATAACAACCACTCAGGGTCCAGGAAGGGCAACCTGAGGAACCAGAGATGGGGCCAGGAGGGGAGGCTGAGAGAGGATCTCTCTGAGGAGGAGGTGTTTATTTCGGGCTCGCGGTGTGCTTCCCTCAGCCCCTCTGGAGGAATTAGGGTTAATGGGCTGGCTCTAGGACTGGACCTGTCCAAGAGGAGTCCATCAGGAAGCACCGCCACAGAGGAAGTGTCCCCCAGCAGTCTCCCCCAAAGCTCCTCCCCCCACTCCTCATCTGTTTCTCCCACTCCTCCCACCACGGCAGAGCCTAGGGAGAACCAGAGGCAGCCTCCAAATACCTCCACAGACCTCTTGCCTAGGGCCCCTTGCAAGAGACCTCGACCCCACAGAGAGGCCACCAACCTGGGAGAGACGGGCAAGGCACTGTCCAAGGGCCTAGTGAAGAAACCAGGGGCACCAGGGCACGAGAAGCTggtcagaggggatagagtgaCCCCAGAGCTGGAGGATGGAGAGGTGAATGGAGAGGAGAATGGCCAGGACCAGAGTGAAGAGAGTGGGCACAGtgggggtgagggaggaggagggaagagaaatGGGAACACCAACTATATCTACCGTCAGCCCCAGCCAGGGTTTGAGCCAGGTGTAGGGGACAATCTGTACGTCTGCATCCCCTGTGGGAAAGGCTTCCCCAGCTCCGAGCAGCTTAACGCCCACGTCGACACACACACCCAGGATGAAATCTACCccgaagaagaggaggaggaagaagaggagggtggtggatATCAGAAGGACGAAGACCCGGACGCAGACCCGAAAGTCTATGCATCACGGGGGTTGGAGCCTGGCGCTGACGAACCTCGGCATCGCTGCACCGTCTGCAGTAAGAGTTGCAAGGACGCGGTGTCGCTACGGGAACACGAGAAGAGCCATTGGCTGAACCGGCCGTTCCCCTGTAACATCTGTGGCAAGTTGTTCACCCAGCGAGGCACCATGACCCGCCACATGAGGAGCCACCTGGGCCTCAAGCCCTTCGCCTGCGAGGAGTGCGGCATGCGCTTCACACGCCAGTACCGTCTCGCCGAGCACATGCGGGTCCACTCGGGGGAGAAGCCCTACGAGTGCCAGCTGTGTGGCGGAAAGTTCACCCAGCAACGCAACCTCCTCAGCCATCTAAAGATGCACACCTCGCCCCCATAG
- the LOC139543766 gene encoding creatine kinase S-type, mitochondrial-like isoform X1 yields the protein MAFSFTRMMSSRNTATLLASLGAGTMATCYLMTDSNILSAEERRKLYPPSADFPDLRRHNNCMAHALTPAIYGKLRDQVTPNNWTLDQCIQTGVDNPGHPFIKTVGMVAGDEESYKVFADLFDPVIKDRHNGYDPKTMKHPTDLDASKVTLFSHVLSLSLSSDLCRITVRFHPQITNGVFDEKYVLSSRVRTGRSIRGLSLPPCCSRSERREVERVTVQALAGLKGDLAGHYYSLGDMTEKEQQQLIDDHFLFDKPVSPLLTCAFMARDWPDGRGLWHNNEKTFLIWVNEEDHTRVISMEKGGNMKRVFERFCRGLQQVEKLIQERGWEFMWNEHLGYILTCPSNLGTGLRAGVHVRLAKLSKDPRFGKILDNMRLQKRGTGGVDTATTGDTFDISNNDRLGKSEVELVQLLVDGVNYLIDCEKRLEKGQDIKIPAPIAQFRK from the exons ATGGCGTTCTCCTTCACTAGAATGATGTCCAGCCGTAACACGGCCACGCTGTTGGCCAGCCTGGGAGCAGGCACCATGGCAACCTGCTACCTGATGACTGACAGCAACATCCTGTccgctgaggagaggaggaagctCTACCCACCCAG CGCTGACTTCCCTGACCTGAGGAGGCACAACAACTGCATGGCGCACGCCCTGACCCCTGCTATCTACGGCAAGCTGAGAGACCAGGTGACCCCTAACAACTGGACCCTGGACCAGTGCATCCAGACCGGAGTGGACAACCCGGGCCACCCCTTCATCAAGACTGTCGGCATGGTGGCTGGGGACGAGGAGAGCTACAAG GTGTTCGCCGACCTCTTTGACCCCGTCATTAAAGACCGACACAACGGCTACGACCCCAAGACAATGAAACACCCCACTGATCTGGACGCATCCAAAGTAACACTTTTTTcccacgttctctctctctcattatcctCAGATCTATGTAGAATAACTGTCCGTTTCCATCCTCAGATCACTAACGGTGTTTTCGATGAGAAATACGTTCTGTCGTCTCGCGTGCGTACAGGCCGTAGTATCCGCGGTCTGAGCCTGCCCCCGTGCTGCTCCCGCTCGGAGCGCCGCGAGGTGGAGCGTGTGACCGTGCAGGCCCTGGCCGGCCTGAAGGGTGACCTGGCCGGGCACTACTACAGCCTGGGAGACATGACGGAGAAGGAGCAGCAGCAGCTTATTGAT GACCACTTCCTGTTTGACAAGCCTGTCTCCCCCTTGTTGACGTGTGCCTTCATGGCCCGTGATTGGCCCGACGGCAGGGGCCTCTG GCACAACAATGAGAAGACCTTCCTGATCTGGGTCAATGAGGAGGACCACACTAGGGTCATCTCCATGGAGAAGGGAGGAAACATGAAGAGAGTGTTCGAGAGGTTCTGCAGAGGACTCCAACAG GTGGAGAAGCTGATCCAGGAGAGAGGCTGGGAGTTCATGTGGAACGAACACCTGGGTTACATCCTCACCTGCCCCTCCAACCTGGGCACCGGACTCAGGGCTGGAGTACACGTCAGACTGGCCAAACTCAGCAAG GACCCCCGCTTCGGTAAGATCCTGGACAACATGCGTCtgcagaagagagggacaggcGGAGTCGACACGGCCACAACTGGAGACACCTTCGACATCTCCAACAACGACCGTCTGGGAAAATCTGAG gtggaGTTGGTACAGTTGCTGGTTGATGGAGTCAACTATCTGATCGACTGTGAGAAGAGGCTGGAAAAGGGCCAGGACATTAAGATCCCCGCCCCCATCGCCCAGTTCAGGAAGTAA